Proteins from one Impatiens glandulifera chromosome 2, dImpGla2.1, whole genome shotgun sequence genomic window:
- the LOC124926786 gene encoding uncharacterized protein LOC124926786 — protein sequence MPFVSMVELEQESSGADPTENSTDTSLPCDGEFEDQEPETASHKRRRKKTRGGGVLSNSNELVAQDPLAVFGSDIMAAMLSRLDARSVALSLLVSRRWYAVAASDRLWTSKCEELLLGKAHIPRSSQNSSFSKLVSYSLSVMDGKRTRIMKEDLCDHVWELHFKEEAPEYWRNLDPYWKGTGSPMKRYFHPDGSLSADPRDPVWGGHESCYSIVTSFVGEGIIREHYVRINRWPRMRVLRMLDWSWEMSNNIYCYRSVPDAEKGGTGPPFPV from the exons ATGCCGTTTGTATCGATGGTGGAACTTGAGCAAGAATCCTCCGGCGCCGACCCAACTGAGAACTCGACCGATACTTCCCTTCCCTGCGATGGTGAATTCGAAGACCAAGAACCCGAAACGGCATCTCACAAACGGCGTAGGAAGAAAACCAGGGGAGGTGGGGTTTTATCCAATTCCAATGAACTTGTTGCTCAGGATCCGTTAGCCGTTTTCGGTTCGGATATCATGGCGGCTATGCTGAGTCGTCTTGACGCACGCAGCGTGGCACTGTCTCTCCTTGTATCTCGAAGATGGTATGCAGTTGCAGCCAGCGACCGCCTTTGGACGAGCAAG TGTGAGGAGTTATTGCTTGGGAAAGCACACATACCCCGGTCATCCCAAAACTCGAGCTTTTCAAAGTTAGTATCCTACTCATTGTCTGTCATGGATGGTAAACGG ACTCGCATTATGAAGGAAGATCTTTGCGACCATGTGTGGGAGTTGCATTTTAAGGAG GAAGCCCCTGAATATTGGAGAAACCTGGACCCTTATTGGAAGGGAACAGGATCCCCAATGAAGCGTTACTTCCATCCAGATGGAAGCTTAAGTGCTGATCCAAGGGACCCGGTTTGGGGAGGTCACGAGTCTTGCTATTCAATTGTGACGAGTTTTGTGGGGGAAGGGATAATAAGGGAACACTATGTGAGAATTAACAGATGGCCTAGAATGAGGGTCTTAAGGATGCTAGATTGGAGCTGGGAAATGTCCAACAATATTTACTGCTACAGAAGTGTCCCTGATGCTGAGAAAGGTGGGACTGGTCCACCATTTCCTGTGTAG